From a single Calothrix sp. NIES-2098 genomic region:
- a CDS encoding malto-oligosyltrehalose synthase, which yields MRIPKATYRIQFTSQFNFDNAKAIASYLADLGISDLYASPIFKARSGSTHGYDVVDAAQLNPELGTTESFEALVSELQTLGMGWLQDIVPNHMAYSSENPYLMDVLEHGPDSSYTDYFDLSWNVPFGDRQERILAPLLGDFYGVSLEKGDIQLQYEQNGLTVNYYSLKLPLRLESYTKFLTYNLGKLTRTLGRNHPDFIKLLGILYILKNVPSEVAGKQRQDQIAFIKGLVWELYNSNDAIRDFIEENLKTFNGEAGNSESFNLLDDLLKDQFYRLAFWKVGAEEMNYRRFFTVNELISVKVEELRVFNNTHSLIQKLVEEGKFTGLRIDHIDGLYNPTQYLERLQEKMGDVYITVEKILELTEDLPENWRIQGTSGYDFLNYINGLFCQSENESQFDKIYHSFIGNKLDYASLVNKNKHLILEKNLAGDVDNLAILLKNISSKYRYGNDFTVNGLKRAIAEILTLFPIYRTYITPDGIHDSDRVYIEEVIRQAKEHAPLLQHEMDFIEKLMLLEFDESLTPTERDQWLYFVMRMQQYTGPLMAKGVEDTTLYAYNRLLSLNEVGGNPSHFGISLTDFHTFNQKHQANWPHTMNATATHDTKRGEDVRARLNVLSEIPNEWEEKVNSWSNLNQGLKSKHHRSSMPDRNDEYFLYQTLVGAFPFAEQEQSSFVERVKEYIIKSIREAKVHTAWLRPDNEYEEACTSFVEKVLDPSISKEFLADFRNFQQQIAEYGIFNSLSQTLLKIVAPGVPDFYQGTELWELSLVDPDNRRPVDFEQRRSYLSTIKQQIQTNILSLIQELLNQRNDGRIKLFLTVQALKARTDYLQLFQDGEYLPLEIQGTHANHIIAFARQQGNQTAIAIAPRFFTRLIQPREYPLGESVWQDTQLQLPKGTSSTWNNVLTQQSLEATGTLSIGAALAHFPVALLVSE from the coding sequence GGGCTGGTTGCAAGATATTGTACCCAACCACATGGCTTATAGTAGCGAAAACCCATACTTAATGGACGTGTTAGAACACGGCCCGGATTCTAGCTATACAGATTACTTCGACTTGAGTTGGAATGTCCCATTTGGCGATCGCCAAGAACGAATTCTTGCTCCCCTACTAGGAGACTTTTACGGTGTTTCTCTAGAAAAGGGAGACATTCAACTGCAATACGAACAAAATGGTTTAACTGTTAATTATTACAGCTTAAAATTACCTCTGCGTTTAGAATCCTACACTAAATTCCTCACCTATAATCTGGGTAAACTTACCCGTACATTAGGACGCAATCATCCCGATTTTATCAAGCTATTAGGGATTCTCTACATTCTCAAAAATGTGCCCTCCGAGGTGGCTGGTAAACAGCGACAAGACCAAATCGCCTTTATCAAAGGCTTGGTTTGGGAACTTTACAACAGTAACGATGCTATCCGCGATTTCATTGAAGAGAACCTGAAAACTTTCAATGGAGAAGCAGGTAATTCTGAAAGCTTTAATTTGCTAGATGACTTATTAAAAGACCAATTTTATCGCCTGGCTTTCTGGAAAGTTGGCGCGGAAGAAATGAACTACCGCCGCTTCTTTACAGTCAACGAACTCATTTCTGTGAAAGTTGAAGAACTGCGAGTTTTTAATAACACTCATAGTTTAATTCAAAAGCTAGTAGAAGAAGGTAAATTTACTGGCTTACGCATTGACCATATCGATGGACTTTATAACCCCACCCAATATTTAGAACGACTCCAAGAAAAGATGGGTGATGTTTACATCACTGTGGAAAAAATCTTGGAACTGACTGAAGATTTACCAGAAAATTGGAGAATTCAAGGTACATCTGGATACGACTTTTTAAATTATATAAATGGCTTATTCTGCCAATCTGAAAATGAATCGCAGTTCGATAAAATCTACCATAGCTTTATTGGTAATAAATTAGATTATGCATCTCTTGTCAATAAGAATAAGCACCTAATTTTAGAAAAAAACTTAGCAGGTGACGTTGATAATCTGGCTATACTTTTGAAGAATATTTCCAGCAAATATCGCTATGGGAATGACTTTACAGTTAACGGATTAAAACGAGCGATCGCAGAAATTCTCACCCTATTCCCGATTTATCGCACATATATTACTCCCGATGGCATCCATGATAGCGATCGCGTCTACATTGAGGAAGTAATTCGCCAAGCCAAGGAACACGCACCCCTATTGCAGCATGAGATGGACTTTATTGAAAAGCTTATGCTGCTAGAGTTTGATGAATCCCTGACGCCAACAGAACGCGACCAATGGCTATATTTTGTTATGCGGATGCAGCAATACACTGGCCCCCTGATGGCGAAAGGTGTAGAAGATACCACCTTATATGCTTATAATCGCTTGTTGTCGCTGAATGAAGTAGGCGGAAATCCCAGTCATTTTGGTATTTCTCTAACTGACTTCCATACATTTAATCAAAAGCACCAAGCCAACTGGCCTCATACAATGAACGCTACCGCCACCCACGACACCAAACGCGGTGAAGATGTGCGGGCGAGGTTAAATGTATTATCAGAAATTCCAAATGAGTGGGAGGAAAAAGTTAATAGTTGGAGTAACCTAAATCAAGGGCTAAAAAGTAAGCATCATCGTTCATCTATGCCCGATCGCAATGATGAATATTTTCTCTATCAAACACTAGTCGGGGCGTTTCCCTTCGCTGAACAGGAACAGTCTTCTTTTGTGGAAAGGGTGAAGGAATATATCATTAAATCCATTCGAGAAGCCAAAGTACATACAGCATGGTTGCGGCCTGATAATGAGTATGAAGAGGCTTGTACTTCCTTTGTAGAAAAGGTACTAGATCCATCAATCTCTAAAGAATTCCTAGCTGATTTCCGTAATTTTCAACAACAAATTGCAGAATATGGCATCTTCAACTCGCTTTCTCAAACTTTATTAAAAATTGTTGCTCCTGGCGTACCTGACTTTTACCAAGGAACAGAACTTTGGGAATTAAGTTTAGTAGATCCAGATAATCGCCGCCCTGTAGATTTTGAACAGCGACGTAGTTATTTAAGTACGATTAAACAGCAAATTCAAACTAACATTCTCAGCTTAATTCAAGAATTACTCAATCAAAGAAATGATGGCAGAATCAAACTATTTTTAACAGTTCAAGCCCTCAAAGCTAGAACAGATTATCTGCAATTATTCCAAGACGGCGAATATTTACCCTTAGAAATTCAGGGAACCCACGCTAATCATATCATCGCCTTTGCCAGACAGCAGGGAAATCAAACAGCGATCGCGATCGCCCCTCGCTTTTTCACTCGCCTGATCCAGCCTAGAGAATATCCCCTAGGCGAGTCTGTATGGCAAGATACGCAGCTACAATTACCCAAAGGAACTTCCTCTACCTGGAACAATGTTCTCACTCAGCAATCTTTAGAAGCTACAGGAACATTATCTATTGGTGCAGCCCTTGCTCATTTTCCAGTTGCTTTATTAGTGAGTGAATAA